One segment of Nostoc flagelliforme CCNUN1 DNA contains the following:
- the rplQ gene encoding 50S ribosomal protein L17, with product MRHRCRVKKLSKPADQRRALLRSLATELIRHGKITTTLIRAKVLRSEVEKMITLAKNGSLAARREALGYIFDKQLVHALFEQAPTRYGDRQGGYTRILHTVPRRGDNAKMAIIELV from the coding sequence ATGCGTCACCGTTGTCGCGTCAAAAAACTCAGTAAACCAGCCGATCAACGCCGTGCTTTACTGCGATCGCTCGCCACCGAGCTGATCCGTCATGGTAAGATCACCACCACTTTAATTAGAGCGAAAGTTCTCCGAAGTGAAGTGGAAAAAATGATTACCCTAGCTAAAAATGGCTCCTTGGCAGCACGCCGGGAAGCTCTTGGCTATATCTTCGACAAACAACTGGTTCACGCTCTATTTGAGCAAGCTCCTACTCGATATGGCGATCGCCAGGGCGGTTATACCCGCATCCTGCATACCGTACCGCGTCGGGGCGATAATGCAAAAATGGCAATAATTGAATTGGTTTAA
- the rpmE gene encoding 50S ribosomal protein L31, with protein MAKADIHPKWYPDAKVYCNGQVVMTIGSTKPELHVDVWSGNHPFYTGTQKIIDTEGRVERFLRKYGMSSTQTSGDEQDKK; from the coding sequence ATGGCTAAAGCTGATATTCACCCCAAGTGGTATCCAGATGCTAAAGTTTACTGCAACGGTCAAGTTGTTATGACCATTGGCTCTACCAAGCCAGAATTGCACGTAGATGTTTGGTCTGGAAATCACCCCTTTTACACTGGCACTCAGAAGATTATTGACACTGAGGGTCGAGTAGAGCGCTTCCTCCGCAAGTACGGTATGAGCAGCACTCAAACATCTGGCGACGAACAAGACAAAAAGTAG
- the truA gene encoding tRNA pseudouridine(38-40) synthase TruA, with protein sequence MLESHQPTQTHRVALVIQYLGTHFHGWQRQKKQRTVQEEIERAIATILGYHVTLHGAGRTDSGVHAAAQVAHFEATGLIPPHKWATILNSYLPPDILIRASASVDNRWHARFSAAYRRYRYTIYTEDRLNLFVRPFSWHYYYAPLDESLIQAALKPLLGKHHLAAFHRAGSKRSHSWVEVQAAECRRSGPFIHIEIQADGFLYGMVRLLVGMLVQVGSEQRTLSSFTELWKEQRREEVKHAAPPQGLCLLRVGYPDFPFPKEIWYDTLPKFVTSQESLVIGQ encoded by the coding sequence ATGTTAGAAAGCCACCAGCCTACACAAACTCATCGAGTAGCCTTGGTAATCCAATACCTGGGCACTCATTTTCATGGCTGGCAACGGCAAAAAAAACAACGGACAGTCCAAGAAGAGATAGAAAGAGCGATCGCTACTATTCTTGGCTACCATGTAACATTACACGGTGCCGGACGAACCGATTCTGGAGTTCACGCTGCTGCTCAAGTAGCCCATTTTGAAGCAACAGGTTTAATTCCGCCTCACAAGTGGGCAACAATCCTAAATAGCTATCTGCCGCCAGATATATTAATCAGGGCTTCAGCTAGTGTAGATAACCGTTGGCACGCCCGCTTTAGTGCAGCCTATCGACGATATCGCTACACAATATACACTGAAGATCGACTTAACTTGTTTGTAAGACCCTTCAGTTGGCATTATTATTATGCACCCCTGGATGAATCCTTAATCCAAGCTGCCCTGAAACCTCTCTTGGGAAAGCATCACTTAGCTGCTTTTCATCGTGCAGGCTCAAAGCGATCGCATTCCTGGGTAGAGGTGCAAGCAGCAGAGTGTCGTCGCAGTGGGCCATTTATCCATATTGAAATACAGGCAGATGGATTTTTGTATGGCATGGTACGGCTGTTGGTAGGGATGCTGGTACAAGTAGGTTCTGAACAACGAACACTTTCTAGCTTCACCGAACTCTGGAAAGAACAACGTCGAGAAGAAGTGAAACACGCCGCACCGCCTCAAGGCTTGTGCTTGTTGCGAGTCGGCTATCCAGATTTTCCCTTTCCAAAAGAGATTTGGTACGACACCTTGCCAAAGTTCGTCACTAGTCAAGAGTCATTAGTCATTGGTCAGTAG
- the rplM gene encoding 50S ribosomal protein L13, with the protein MTTVKTYLPSQATLEREWYIVDATDKRLGRLASEIAQVLRGKKKPEYTPHLDTGDFVIVINAEKVAVTGKKRTQKLYRRHSGRPGGMKTETFAKLQDRIPERILEQAVKGMLPKNSLGKQLFTKLKVYAGPTHPHDAQKPKELKVSTIPGEEN; encoded by the coding sequence ATGACAACAGTTAAAACATACCTTCCTTCTCAAGCAACCCTTGAGCGTGAGTGGTACATAGTAGATGCCACCGATAAACGTCTCGGTCGCCTCGCCAGCGAAATCGCTCAGGTATTGAGAGGCAAAAAGAAACCCGAATATACACCTCATCTAGATACAGGTGACTTCGTAATCGTCATTAATGCTGAGAAAGTAGCAGTCACAGGCAAAAAGCGCACTCAAAAGCTTTACCGCCGCCATTCTGGTCGTCCCGGTGGGATGAAAACAGAAACTTTCGCTAAACTGCAAGACCGCATACCAGAGCGGATTTTAGAACAAGCTGTTAAAGGTATGCTACCTAAAAATAGCCTCGGTAAGCAGTTGTTCACCAAGCTGAAAGTCTACGCTGGGCCTACACATCCCCATGATGCTCAAAAACCTAAAGAACTAAAAGTTAGTACAATTCCTGGAGAAGAAAATTAA
- a CDS encoding DNA-directed RNA polymerase subunit alpha, producing MAQFQIECVESNTEESRNHYSKFVLEPLERGQGTTVGNALRRVLLSNLEGTAVTAVRIAGVSHEFATVPGVREDVLEILMKMKEVILKNYSSQPQIGRLLVSGPATITAAHFDLPSEVEVIDPTQYVATIAEGGKLEMEFRIEKGKGYRTVERGREEATSLDFLQIDSIFMPVRKVNYSVEESRGEGLIPKDRLLLEVWTNGSISPQEALSSAAGILVDLFNPLKDISLEPTDTGSEIPDDPTAQIPIEELQLSVRAYNCLKRAQVNSVADLLDYTQEDLLEIKNFGQKSAEEVVEALQRRLGITLPMERGSKHP from the coding sequence GTGGCGCAGTTTCAGATTGAATGTGTAGAGTCGAATACTGAAGAAAGTCGGAACCATTACAGTAAATTTGTTCTGGAACCTCTAGAACGCGGTCAAGGAACAACGGTTGGCAACGCACTGCGGCGAGTTTTACTCTCCAACCTAGAAGGTACAGCAGTTACAGCAGTGCGGATTGCAGGCGTTTCACACGAGTTTGCTACAGTTCCGGGCGTGCGGGAAGATGTGCTGGAAATCCTCATGAAAATGAAGGAAGTTATCCTAAAAAACTATTCCTCGCAGCCTCAGATTGGTAGATTACTCGTTAGCGGCCCCGCAACAATCACTGCGGCACATTTTGATTTGCCTAGTGAAGTAGAAGTCATCGATCCAACCCAGTATGTAGCCACCATCGCTGAGGGTGGAAAGCTGGAAATGGAATTTCGGATCGAGAAAGGCAAAGGCTATCGCACTGTAGAGCGAGGACGTGAGGAAGCCACATCGTTGGACTTTCTGCAAATCGACTCAATATTTATGCCGGTGCGAAAAGTCAACTATAGTGTTGAAGAATCTCGTGGGGAAGGCTTGATTCCAAAAGACCGACTGCTGTTGGAAGTTTGGACAAATGGCAGTATTTCTCCCCAAGAAGCACTATCTTCGGCTGCTGGAATCTTGGTAGATTTATTCAACCCGTTGAAAGACATCTCCCTAGAACCAACAGACACAGGTTCAGAGATTCCAGACGATCCAACTGCCCAGATACCCATCGAAGAGTTGCAACTTTCTGTGCGGGCATATAACTGTCTCAAACGGGCACAAGTTAACTCTGTGGCAGATTTGTTGGATTATACCCAAGAAGACCTCTTAGAAATTAAGAACTTTGGTCAGAAGTCAGCAGAAGAAGTCGTGGAAGCTTTACAGCGCCGCTTGGGCATCACCCTGCCAATGGAAAGAGGCTCTAAACATCCTTAA
- the rpsI gene encoding 30S ribosomal protein S9, translated as MVVADANSGRAVYWGTGRRKNAVARVRLVPGTGQLTVNGKDGNLYFQFNPNYLGVIKAPLETLGLENEYDILVKAEGGGLTGQADSVRLGVARALCQLDPDNRPPLKTEGYLTRDPRAKERKKYGLHKARKAPQYSKR; from the coding sequence ATGGTAGTAGCAGATGCTAATAGCGGTCGCGCCGTATACTGGGGTACTGGTCGTCGTAAGAACGCAGTAGCACGGGTACGCTTGGTTCCAGGCACCGGTCAACTGACTGTGAACGGTAAAGATGGAAACTTGTATTTCCAATTTAACCCCAACTACTTGGGAGTGATCAAAGCACCCCTGGAAACTCTGGGACTAGAAAACGAATATGACATTTTGGTGAAAGCAGAAGGCGGCGGCTTGACCGGACAGGCTGATTCTGTTCGTTTGGGAGTTGCTCGTGCTTTGTGCCAACTCGATCCAGACAACCGCCCACCTTTAAAAACCGAAGGTTACTTGACTCGCGATCCGAGAGCAAAAGAGCGGAAGAAATATGGTTTACATAAAGCTCGGAAAGCACCTCAGTACTCTAAGCGTTAG